One segment of Primulina tabacum isolate GXHZ01 chromosome 14, ASM2559414v2, whole genome shotgun sequence DNA contains the following:
- the LOC142525507 gene encoding putative E3 ubiquitin-protein ligase ARI1 isoform X1, giving the protein MEDYGYGGSDDEYSDGVYDDDHDECQEDEDEQKYYCTRPPSCKFIRKESLLAAQKDDLKRTMDLLSLKEHNARTLLMHYRWDVDNVLTSFVEKGKEHLCAKAGISLTDSSSFSSSHVLTDTTCEICYNEFPTDEMTTMECGHIFCDECWTNYFIVQINEGKSRRITCMAYQCYSICDEGKIRNLVVARDPQLSDKFERFLLESYIEDNRRVKWCPSVPSCGNAIRAENDEYCEVECLCGLQFCFSCSSEAHSPCSCLMWELWLRKCKDDSETGDWIIANAKSCPKCSKPVEKNGGCNLVRCICGQPFCWLCGGATGLAHTWTSIANHACGQYKKDLEPKTTNSENDILRYSHYYYRYKSHAQSLKAEEDLIKRLRQKMDTLESGEFVAKDNSWITDGFTRLTLSRRILCYTYPFAFFMFGGVLFKNEMTQEETTIKQRLFEYHQQQLEKNIEGLSMFLEKPFEKYPAQEVSEIRMKIIALTSATNNLCEKLYDCIDNELLGPLQQTTHIIAPYRSGGVEKASEILENCSTETG; this is encoded by the exons ATGGAGGATTATGGATATGGAGGCAGTGATGATGAATATTCTGATGGAGTTTATGATGATGACCATGATGAGTGTCAGGAAGATGAAGATGAGCAAAAATATTACTGTACCAGGCCTCCTTCTTGTAAG TTTATCAGAAAAGAATCGCTTTTGGCTGCACAG AAAGATGACTTGAAACGAACGATGGACTTGCTATCCTTGAAGGAACATAATGCACGGACTTTGCTTATGCATTATCGCTGGGATGTTGACAATGTACTGACATCGTTTGTCGAGAAGGGAAAAGAGCATTTGTGTGCAAAAGCTGGTATATCACTGACTGATAGCTCGAGTTTTAGTTCATCTCACGTTTTGACAGATACAACCTGTGAAATTTGCTATAACGAATTCCCTACCGATGAGATGACAACAATGGAATGCGGCCATATTTTCTGTGATGAAT GTTGGACCAATTATTTTATAGTGCAAATAAATGAGGGAAAGAGTAGGCGAATTACGTGCATGGCTTACCAGTGTTATTCGATTTGTGATGAAGGAAAGATTAGAAATCTAGTGGTTGCAAGGGATCCACAATTGTCTGACAAATTTGAACGTTTCCTTTTGGAATCTTATATTGAAGATAATAGGAGGGTAAAATGGTGTCCCAGTGTCCCCAGTTGCGGGAACGCTATTCGTGCTGAGAACGACGAGTACTGTGAAGTTGAATGTTTATGTGGTCTTCAGTTCTGTTTTAGTTGCTCCTCGGAAGCACACTCTCCTTGTTCGTGTCTGATGTGGGAACTTTGGCTCAGAAAGTGCAAGGATGACTCGGAGACGGGTGATTGGATTATTGCAAATGCGAAAAgttgtcccaagtgcagtaaaCCAGTGGAGAAAAATGGGGGATGCAACCTAGTACGCTGCATTTGTGGACAACCTTTCTG TTGGCTATGTGGTGGGGCGACTGGTTTGGCACATACCTGGACTAGTATAGCAAATCATGCGTGTGGACAGTACAAAAAGGACCTTGAACCAAAAACCACTAATTCAGAGAATGACATCTTGCGTTATAGCCACTATTATTATCGATACAAATCTCATGCACAATCTTTGAAGGCGGAAGAAGATCTGATAAAAAGATTGCGGCAGAAAATGGATACTCTCGAATCAGGAGAATTCGTGGCGAAAGATAATAGTTGGATTACAGATGGGTTTACCAGACTCACATTATCCCGACGGATTCTCTGTTATACATATCCCTTTGCATTTTTTATGTTTGGTGGTGTGCTATTCAAGAATGAGATGACCCAAGAAGAGACCACCATAAAGCAGAGACTTTTTGAGTACCACCAGCAGCAACTTGAGAAAAACATTGAGGGGCTCTCAATGTTTCTTGAAAAGCCATTTGAAAAGTATCCGGCACAAGAAGTTTCGGAAATAAGAATGAAGATCATCGCTCTCACATCTGCTACGAATAACTTATGCGAAAAATT GTACGATTGCATTGACAACGAGTTACTCGGTCCACTGCAGCAGACTACTCACATAATCGCTCCTTATAGATCAGGAGGTGTCGAAAAAGCATCTGAAATTCTGGAAAATTGTTCTACCGAAACTGGTTGA
- the LOC142525507 gene encoding putative E3 ubiquitin-protein ligase ARI1 isoform X3, with the protein MEDYGYGGSDDEYSDGVYDDDHDECQEDEDEQKYYCTRPPSCKFIRKESLLAAQKDDLKRTMDLLSLKEHNARTLLMHYRWDVDNVLTSFVEKGKEHLCAKAGISLTDSSSFSSSHVLTDTTCEICYNEFPTDEMTTMECGHIFCDEYNRRVKWCPSVPSCGNAIRAENDEYCEVECLCGLQFCFSCSSEAHSPCSCLMWELWLRKCKDDSETGDWIIANAKSCPKCSKPVEKNGGCNLVRCICGQPFCWLCGGATGLAHTWTSIANHACGQYKKDLEPKTTNSENDILRYSHYYYRYKSHAQSLKAEEDLIKRLRQKMDTLESGEFVAKDNSWITDGFTRLTLSRRILCYTYPFAFFMFGGVLFKNEMTQEETTIKQRLFEYHQQQLEKNIEGLSMFLEKPFEKYPAQEVSEIRMKIIALTSATNNLCEKLYDCIDNELLGPLQQTTHIIAPYRSGGVEKASEILENCSTETG; encoded by the exons ATGGAGGATTATGGATATGGAGGCAGTGATGATGAATATTCTGATGGAGTTTATGATGATGACCATGATGAGTGTCAGGAAGATGAAGATGAGCAAAAATATTACTGTACCAGGCCTCCTTCTTGTAAG TTTATCAGAAAAGAATCGCTTTTGGCTGCACAG AAAGATGACTTGAAACGAACGATGGACTTGCTATCCTTGAAGGAACATAATGCACGGACTTTGCTTATGCATTATCGCTGGGATGTTGACAATGTACTGACATCGTTTGTCGAGAAGGGAAAAGAGCATTTGTGTGCAAAAGCTGGTATATCACTGACTGATAGCTCGAGTTTTAGTTCATCTCACGTTTTGACAGATACAACCTGTGAAATTTGCTATAACGAATTCCCTACCGATGAGATGACAACAATGGAATGCGGCCATATTTTCTGTGATGAAT ATAATAGGAGGGTAAAATGGTGTCCCAGTGTCCCCAGTTGCGGGAACGCTATTCGTGCTGAGAACGACGAGTACTGTGAAGTTGAATGTTTATGTGGTCTTCAGTTCTGTTTTAGTTGCTCCTCGGAAGCACACTCTCCTTGTTCGTGTCTGATGTGGGAACTTTGGCTCAGAAAGTGCAAGGATGACTCGGAGACGGGTGATTGGATTATTGCAAATGCGAAAAgttgtcccaagtgcagtaaaCCAGTGGAGAAAAATGGGGGATGCAACCTAGTACGCTGCATTTGTGGACAACCTTTCTG TTGGCTATGTGGTGGGGCGACTGGTTTGGCACATACCTGGACTAGTATAGCAAATCATGCGTGTGGACAGTACAAAAAGGACCTTGAACCAAAAACCACTAATTCAGAGAATGACATCTTGCGTTATAGCCACTATTATTATCGATACAAATCTCATGCACAATCTTTGAAGGCGGAAGAAGATCTGATAAAAAGATTGCGGCAGAAAATGGATACTCTCGAATCAGGAGAATTCGTGGCGAAAGATAATAGTTGGATTACAGATGGGTTTACCAGACTCACATTATCCCGACGGATTCTCTGTTATACATATCCCTTTGCATTTTTTATGTTTGGTGGTGTGCTATTCAAGAATGAGATGACCCAAGAAGAGACCACCATAAAGCAGAGACTTTTTGAGTACCACCAGCAGCAACTTGAGAAAAACATTGAGGGGCTCTCAATGTTTCTTGAAAAGCCATTTGAAAAGTATCCGGCACAAGAAGTTTCGGAAATAAGAATGAAGATCATCGCTCTCACATCTGCTACGAATAACTTATGCGAAAAATT GTACGATTGCATTGACAACGAGTTACTCGGTCCACTGCAGCAGACTACTCACATAATCGCTCCTTATAGATCAGGAGGTGTCGAAAAAGCATCTGAAATTCTGGAAAATTGTTCTACCGAAACTGGTTGA
- the LOC142525507 gene encoding putative E3 ubiquitin-protein ligase ARI1 isoform X2 has translation MLMKTVQKDDLKRTMDLLSLKEHNARTLLMHYRWDVDNVLTSFVEKGKEHLCAKAGISLTDSSSFSSSHVLTDTTCEICYNEFPTDEMTTMECGHIFCDECWTNYFIVQINEGKSRRITCMAYQCYSICDEGKIRNLVVARDPQLSDKFERFLLESYIEDNRRVKWCPSVPSCGNAIRAENDEYCEVECLCGLQFCFSCSSEAHSPCSCLMWELWLRKCKDDSETGDWIIANAKSCPKCSKPVEKNGGCNLVRCICGQPFCWLCGGATGLAHTWTSIANHACGQYKKDLEPKTTNSENDILRYSHYYYRYKSHAQSLKAEEDLIKRLRQKMDTLESGEFVAKDNSWITDGFTRLTLSRRILCYTYPFAFFMFGGVLFKNEMTQEETTIKQRLFEYHQQQLEKNIEGLSMFLEKPFEKYPAQEVSEIRMKIIALTSATNNLCEKLYDCIDNELLGPLQQTTHIIAPYRSGGVEKASEILENCSTETG, from the exons ATGCTGATGAAAACTGTGCAGAAAGATGACTTGAAACGAACGATGGACTTGCTATCCTTGAAGGAACATAATGCACGGACTTTGCTTATGCATTATCGCTGGGATGTTGACAATGTACTGACATCGTTTGTCGAGAAGGGAAAAGAGCATTTGTGTGCAAAAGCTGGTATATCACTGACTGATAGCTCGAGTTTTAGTTCATCTCACGTTTTGACAGATACAACCTGTGAAATTTGCTATAACGAATTCCCTACCGATGAGATGACAACAATGGAATGCGGCCATATTTTCTGTGATGAAT GTTGGACCAATTATTTTATAGTGCAAATAAATGAGGGAAAGAGTAGGCGAATTACGTGCATGGCTTACCAGTGTTATTCGATTTGTGATGAAGGAAAGATTAGAAATCTAGTGGTTGCAAGGGATCCACAATTGTCTGACAAATTTGAACGTTTCCTTTTGGAATCTTATATTGAAGATAATAGGAGGGTAAAATGGTGTCCCAGTGTCCCCAGTTGCGGGAACGCTATTCGTGCTGAGAACGACGAGTACTGTGAAGTTGAATGTTTATGTGGTCTTCAGTTCTGTTTTAGTTGCTCCTCGGAAGCACACTCTCCTTGTTCGTGTCTGATGTGGGAACTTTGGCTCAGAAAGTGCAAGGATGACTCGGAGACGGGTGATTGGATTATTGCAAATGCGAAAAgttgtcccaagtgcagtaaaCCAGTGGAGAAAAATGGGGGATGCAACCTAGTACGCTGCATTTGTGGACAACCTTTCTG TTGGCTATGTGGTGGGGCGACTGGTTTGGCACATACCTGGACTAGTATAGCAAATCATGCGTGTGGACAGTACAAAAAGGACCTTGAACCAAAAACCACTAATTCAGAGAATGACATCTTGCGTTATAGCCACTATTATTATCGATACAAATCTCATGCACAATCTTTGAAGGCGGAAGAAGATCTGATAAAAAGATTGCGGCAGAAAATGGATACTCTCGAATCAGGAGAATTCGTGGCGAAAGATAATAGTTGGATTACAGATGGGTTTACCAGACTCACATTATCCCGACGGATTCTCTGTTATACATATCCCTTTGCATTTTTTATGTTTGGTGGTGTGCTATTCAAGAATGAGATGACCCAAGAAGAGACCACCATAAAGCAGAGACTTTTTGAGTACCACCAGCAGCAACTTGAGAAAAACATTGAGGGGCTCTCAATGTTTCTTGAAAAGCCATTTGAAAAGTATCCGGCACAAGAAGTTTCGGAAATAAGAATGAAGATCATCGCTCTCACATCTGCTACGAATAACTTATGCGAAAAATT GTACGATTGCATTGACAACGAGTTACTCGGTCCACTGCAGCAGACTACTCACATAATCGCTCCTTATAGATCAGGAGGTGTCGAAAAAGCATCTGAAATTCTGGAAAATTGTTCTACCGAAACTGGTTGA